A stretch of DNA from Corvus cornix cornix isolate S_Up_H32 chromosome 13, ASM73873v5, whole genome shotgun sequence:
cagagcaCTCACATTGTGGGGATGCCTTGGATCTGTATGGGTGTTGGCTGCTggattccttttttcttcaggcCTCTCAGGATAGCTGTCAGAGAACAAGGAACAATGCATGTTTGTGACCTGAACTattccctctcttctcccactcagatcccagcagcagctctcccaccAGTGACAAATACCCCTCAGGCAAACAGTCAGGAAAAAGGTGGGATCTCCTCTCCCGGCCTACCTGCTGGGAACTTCATCTCCTTGAAGCTCTTGATGGGGGGAGGGATGCCCTCCCCCTCCACCAGGATGTGGTACTTCTTGCGCACGCGGTCGTGCCGCGCCTCTGACATGCCCAGAATGTAGCGAGGGGCTCTCCAGCTGtgaaagcaacagaaacaggTCACGGTGCAGAATGAGGCCAGGGCTCcagaaccagcagctcccatggaGGAATTCAAGGGAACGCCCTGTTAGGCTCCAATACCCCCCCAGGTAAAACAGGTAACCCCAAGGGGCTCTGTGGAGTGAGCGTAGGAGATCTGAGCCAGTTCTATGCATTAAACCCTTCCCCAAAACCTCAGTGAAAAGTGCTAAGCTAACAGCTAAGAACAGCCTATGGATGGTGGGTGGAAAATGCCAAAAATGTTTGGACACACCTCAATCGCCTCCCTGATCCTGCCTCAGAATCACTGAGGTCagaaaagacctctgaaatcATTGAGCCCCATCTTTGATCAATCACCACCTTGACAATGCTGCCTCGAGCAGCACTGGCTCCAAAGATTCCTCCAGTCTCTTCCTCTGGCTTAGTGACCTCCCAGACCTGAAGATCCACCCTCCAGCCTTCTAGTCTAACATAAATGTGCTTTATCAAGCCTTACTGTATATAAAACAACATCCAAAGTGACTCAACAGCCTTTGATTTTACACATAATGACACAAAGACAGTCACTCAGGCaagaggctgcagagccacaCTGCTCCTGCAAGACTCTGTGGCTTTTAGCTCCCTTCAGCCAGGATGAAGTGCTGTTTTCAGAAGGACAGcttctgagctgtgctgtgaaacTTACCTGGTTTTGATCGGGTCGTCGTAGGTGATGCCCTTGGCCATCTCCTTCACTGAcatcagagctgcaggaacaaAGATGATGCGTCAGAGCAAACTCTCCACATCCACATCAACCTCACTGAGAGCTACTTGGGCAAATGGTTTGGGAGACCATGTCCAGAGACagaagaggagaagcagcagcactggcagcctCTCTGGCACCGGAACACcaagtgctgctgtgcccagagccctgTCACAGACATGTCCCAGCTAAGCCAGACAGTGCCAACTGAGGGGACCTACTGTCAcctccagtcccacccctgAGTAGGAGCATTCCAAAGGCAGAGAacagctctccagctgccctgggagctcTGGAGACAGATCTGAGACACAGACCTCCCACTCACCTCGGCCCTCTGCCACACTCTCCAGgatcttctcttcctccttcagctgcttctccttggCTGACTCCTTCCGAGCTGGGGGAGAGCCAAGAAGCAGTGACAGGGTTTGTTGTCCCCTGAAAGTCACACAGTGCCCCCACCAGCTCCTCCCTTACCTTCCGCCTTCTCTTTGAGGTGCTGGTGCTGGTCCAGCAGACTGATGTTGGACTGGGGCCCCAGCGGGATGTCATCCTCGTCCCCGCGCTGCTCGCTCCCGCTGTCCCGCTGCTCCTCCTCCGACACTACCTTCCGCCgcatctgcagcagcttctgcagctggaagaacGCGGGTCGAGGCGGAGTGAGCGGCCTCGTGGCGGGAGGGCCGCTCGGAGccctccccgggcagcccccGTTACCCCATTACCATCTGCTGCTTGCGCTGCTTGACGGGCACGTAGGGCACGTAGTCGTCGTCATCCTCTCCGGACAGGTCGGACGTGTCCACCGGCTCCTCGCGCTGCCTCTGTGGGGAGATACGCGGTGAGGGGAGCCCGGGGCGGCACCGGGAGCGCAGAGCGGGCGGTACCGGGGGCCGGGGCCGTTCCCACCTTCCGCTCCGCCGCGGCCTCCATGACTCCTACCCGGAAGAGCTATAGGAAGTGACGTCACCACGGACAGGGCCATCGCCTAGCAACGCGCAGAACGCACCACCAGGCGGGAGCTGCGTCCCGGCCCGACGGATCCCCGCGGCGCTCAAATTTGCGCAGAATGCGTTCTGCattccccccccacccctcccgCCCCCCGACCTCCTCGGCGCGGCAGAAAGCAGCAGACAGCGgggtttaaataaaataaaaaattaaaaagttcttTATTGGGTCCAGCACGGTCCTTCCCCACGGCACGGGGAGCCGCGTGCCCGCGGAAAGGGGGTCGGGACGGCCGGGATCACCCCGcggggaggggcaggaggatggagggagCCCCGGGGGTCCCCGCGGGGCAGAAGAGCACCGGGGCCCCCCGCGAAGGAGGGGACCCCACCGAGGTGAGGCGGGGGGCACAGTGAGGAGAGGCGAGCGGCCGTGGGTGGGTGGGGGTGGCCCCTCCGCACCTCACTGGGCTGCACTGGAAGTGGTTTTCTTCAGGGTGAAGTTGGTCCAGTTCACGGCCACCTTCTGCCGCGTCTGCTTGGCCGAGTCCAGGCAGAACCTGACAGGGAGAGGACAGCCCCGGTCAGTTCCCAGCCCCCtgggacccccagcccctctgtgaCCCCAGGCCCAGTCAGCTCTCAGCCCCTTCATGCCTCCAGCCCCACCGGCAGAGCTCAGCCCCCCCAGGGTTCCTCCCTCACCTCTTGAAATACTCCACTTCTCTGTCAGTCTCGTCCATCTCTGCCCCATCCAGGTCCTTGGGCAGGAACACATCAtctggggaagcagagcagagggtcAGCGctgcagggtgggcagggggctgccagctgggcaaAGGACCACCGCGAGGATGGCAGCACAGAGTGATGCTCCCAGCACTCACCAATCGAGGTATTGGATTTCTCCACCTTGTTTCGGCTCTTCCTGCTCTTGCCCTTGGGCTGTGGGGAGCCCCCCAGGGCAAGGTGGGTGGCCAGGgcaggtggctgctgctgcgccagctctggcagctccgCTTTGCCCTCTCCCCTCCGGCCTTTCCACTCACTGGttctctccttctctgccctggcagtgctgctgcagccccaaggctgccccTTGCTGCTCTCCCCGGGCTCGGCACAGCCGCTCGCCCGCTGTGGCTCCGGGGCACTGGCCTTGGAAGGGTGCTTGGTTCCCAGCACCTGCCCCTTCACACCAGGGCTCTCCATCCGGGCCTGGCCGCCAGGCACGGCCGTGCTGCCCTCCCCTTTCTTCGCCTGCCCATTCTGCCGCTTGTTCTTCCGCTGCCGGCTCCCCGTGGGCAGCGACTCTGGCGGCTCCGGCCCCTTGGGCTGCGGTCCCTCCTTGGGCTCCGGGCTCAGCCCGCTGCCATCTGCACCAGAGTCCGCAGCCTTGGACTGCACCCAGATCATGCGGGACAGGCTGGGCACGGCGCTGAGGCGTTTCACCACGCCGTTCTCGGCTGGTGGGGCTGGCGGGGGATCCCCAGGCCCCTCGCCCCATCGGGGGCCCGCTTCGCCCCGCAGCAGCGTGTGGCTCTTGGCAGGGCCCAGGCTGAGCGGGGCCAGCGCTAGGTCTATGTCCTGCAGGTCAGAAGACCCATTGAGGTTGGAGAGCAGGTTCTTCTGCTCCAGGACAGCTGCCTTCTTGGGGAAGTCATTGACATCCAGGTTGAGGTCGTACACGCTGAAACTGGCCCGGATGGAGTCCTTGATGGTGTTCTTGATCTCCTGCAGCCGGCTGCTGAGGAAGCTGTTCACCCGCTCCAGCTCCAACTCTGGCcactccagcagcttctcctcgGCCGGCTCCCTggcctggctggctgcaggggCACGCTCTGCCCGCTTCTGGgcctctgcctcctgctgggctttctccttctcctgcaaCACAGGTGCCATGAGGATCATCTGGACTGGGCCACAGAACCACGCGTGCAGGACACAGAGCTTtgttccagctctgcctgacAGCAAACCCAAGGGcggctgctcagcacagccacccCACGTCTTCCACAGCCCCTGAACTGTCACATGTCCCCCATGGGCACTGCAACAGCTGGACACTGCACACCCAACACTGCTCTGGGCACCAAGCACCAGAAAGAGCCATCATAGCACTGCCTCTTCCCTACCAGAGATGCATGGTGTTAGAGATGTGGCATGGAGCAGACAGGACGGTGCAGCCCAAAGCACCCAGGAGGGCTGGGCAACCCTCTGCAGGAACAGAGGCAGGGGGAGTCCTACATAgggccaggcactgctgccacctTGGGCAAGAGCAATACAAGAATTCAAGAACCCAAATGGATGCAAGAGAGAGGACGAAAAGCCCTGACAGCAGCACaaccctgctctgccctcctcccacagtcccagcccctgcccagccttACCTTCTTCTTCTGCTTGTGCCGTGCCCGCTTGGCTGCCTTGGCACTGTTCAAGGGCTTGGGCTCTGTGCTGTTGATGTAGTCCAGCAGCTCGTCCACATTGCGGTGGTCCACAGCAGgctcccctgagctgctgctgtgccctaGTTTCTGTGGcagctcctctttcctcttGGTGAGGCGAGAACGCAACTTCTCTCGGATCTCAGCGTAGTTGCGGCTTGTGGGAGCAGCCGGGGGCTGAGGAAGGTGAGTGCTGTCAGCCAGGCACAGTCAGCATCAGGggcaggcagccccagccccctgTGACCTTCCAGCCACTCCCTTCCCCACAGTCTCAGGAAGACAAGTCAGCACAGCCCTACTGAGCTCTTCTACCATGAAGCCACAGGGCTTGGCcggctgctccaagccctggggctgggcaggtggCTGCGAGTTGGGAGCAAGGGACCAGCAGGCTGATGAAGCAGAGTAGAAAGGGAGCAGGGGATGTGTGTGCCTGCAGGAAACAGCCGTGGCCAGACCTGCCCACCTCCGCACTCTGAGCATAGGGACCGAGTGATGTCTCCCCGTGCAGCGCGAGGACCGGGGGTGGCTGCAGACCAGCCCCTCACTCACCGCGTTGTGGCCGAAGAACTCACAGTAGCAGCAGTCGCAGAACTTCCCGTCTTTCTGGTtggtggaggaggaggtgcaGGAACTGCGCTCTGAGCTGCTGTCCTCATCCTCCCCGAGTCCCTCGTCTGCTTCGCAGGGCTGTGGTGGGTGGCAGCTGGTACCGTTTGGGAATTTGTGCCCTTTGCAAGAGGGGTCCCTGAGGAGACGGGGAGAAGGGCAAGAGGTGAGCAGGTGCCAGGGGATCTCAGAAACTGCCCCATGCTGTGCATGTAGGAACAGCCCTCCCGTGTGCCCAAGCAGAAGGATTTGCAGGACAAACCCCCTCCCCTGCATTCTCCTCCTCTGGGGAAGATGCCCGAGGAGCCCATGGCAGCAGACATCTGTCGCTCCCAGCCCTCAGGGCCTCTGGCCAGTAGGAGACTGgtgcagcagagccccagcGAGCAGCATCCTGccaggctctgggctgggaacaGGGCAGGGTGTGGTACTCACTGAGGGTGGCAGGTGGCACAGGTGAGGAACACTGGGACTGTGTGCAGCTGCCAGACATCCCCACGTGCAGGCAGGCCCAGCTCACACGGGCACAGGCTACCCAGCTCAGAGACAGGGAGGCCAGGGCATAGCCCACAGCGTCATTCCTCAAGATCCAGCTCGGGACACAACTGGCTCTCCACAGGGAGAGCTAATGAGCAGAGAGGAACCAGTGTGCTCTCTTCCATGGCATGGGCAGCCCAGAGAGGGCCGGGGGAGCAGGTGAGCAGAACAAGTCTACAGGCTTCATCTTCTCGAGGACCTCTGCTCAGTGCCACAGCTGCCTGACAGGTCTCACTGACATAGGTCCTGTTGGCCAACAGCACATTAACCAGGCTGTTCCTTTGGGTCTTTTAGCTGGAGGAGGAGCAAGCACAGCCTCTTCTGCACCACAAAACCAAAGGACAACCGCAGGGAGAATACACGCTGGGAGAGACAGAGCTTGACCCTCGGAGACCAGGGGTCTGCAGCAGTGGAACTGGCCCACAAAGACATCAGCTTCCTGCACCACCACGCCAGGATGGCCAGTTCCTCCACAGGAAAAAGTGCAtcatccatgggcagggatgggagaaaAGGCATGTGGCCCtgcaaggagaggctggaagCAGGCAGGGCTCCTCTACTCACCTGTTGgtgctgggcagctggagggaggCGGGAGGAGGGATGAGTGAAGTGCTGCAGTGCCCATTGCAGGGATGAGCACAGCCTGACAGTGGCGGCGGCATCTTCAGCAGCGGCACGTTGGCAGGGGGCAAGTGAGGGCTCTTGCATGGCCCCGGGCTGTGTGAGGCCGCACCGGCTGGAGGAGACTCAGACACCGGCTTTGGGGCTGCCGCCTGCgcgctgggagcagggaagagcgCGGCCTGTGAGGAGGTGCCCAGCGGGATGTGCGGTGCGGAGCCGAAGGGCCCCGGATGGGGAGGTGTCTGCTTGGAAGGGATCAGCGCTggtggctgggaggggaggcCGGTGGGACTGTTGGGAGGAGCAGTGAGGTCGGAGTGCTGATGATGCTCTGAGGAGTGGAAGGCCTCAcctgcagaggggcaggagcagagacagTCAGacactggctgtgctgcacGGACCAGGGCCATGCTCAGAGCCACCCACCACCTTGGCACAAGCTGTTTCTCTTCCCAGAAGTCAGAGTGCTTGGGATAGAAGCCATCCCTGCTCACACAGGGCCTCAGGGTCAGTGTGCCTCCCCCACAggatccagccctgccccatgGAGAGCAGGGCAAGGGGAAAGGCTTTAGAGCAGCAGGCCgagaggctgtggctggtgctgtccctgggcacGCACCTGGCGGGGTGGCCCTCCGGCACAAGCTTTTGAACTGCTTCGGCAGCGTCTTGCAGAAGTCGAGTGAGGTAGGCAGAGGCGAGCCCGGGGTGGCGTTGCTGGAGGTGGCAGAGGCCGTGTGGCTGTAGGGACAGGCCTTCAGCCCCGGCGCCATGGCCGACACCTGGCTGGCACACTCCGGAGACAGAGTGAGGCCGGGGTGCTTGTCGCCTGGAAGGAAAGCGGAGCTGGGGCTGAATCCCAGCACCATCTGCCTTTTTCAAAGGGGCCCGATATGCTGCTGGTACTGAGATTCAGAGGCTCAGCCTGCCCACCCTTGCCCACAAGGAAACCACCTAAGCCAAGAACTGGGCAGAAAGCTCTGCTCAACCTCACAGCCAACTTCAACTCACCTAGTGCAGCTGGGGGGGTCCCAAgggggctgccctgtgcagtCCCGTTGGTGTGCTGCGAGTTCCAGAGGCCCGAGAGCTTGTGAGCAGACAAAAACGAGCTGGGGTCCCAGTCCCCTGAGTTCCCGTGGCACGAGGAGGAAGaagacgaggaggaggaggaagaggagtgtGAGCCACCCCCACAAGACTGCGACTTGCAGGATGTGTGGGATAATGAGACCTATCAAAGGAAACACAGAGTGAAGTGGCTGAGGGGACACCCTTGGCCCCACGGCGTCAGCACCAAGACTCCCTCCACTGCAGTAGAGGCTCAGCTCATAAGAACCACTTCTGTCACTGTCTAGGGAGTGACAAACACCCCCTCCATCCAGCACCAACACAGCCTGGCTCACACAGGCTGGGCCATGCCAAGGACCACATGCCTGTGCTGGTCTCCCTCACACCAGGGCAGGGTTAAAAaaagccaggcaggagccagctCCCCTACCCAAGCTCCATGCACAGGCAGGCACTTGCCCTGGCAGCCACTGCCTCTCTCTGCGTCACgaagggagcagccctggggccgGGGGACGCGGCACAACACAcagtggagcagggctggcaggaaagCAGTGGCACTGTCAGCCttgccagcccagcagctccaagcCACGGCAGGCTGCTGGATGAGCCTCCACAGCACCACACACTGCCCCAACAGGGCCTGTCCCTGCTGAGCCAgaggcagccctgggcagggaagtGGAGGCTGGGATGTCTGGTACACTCAGCTCAGAGTGAGGATGGGACCCACACACCCGGTCAGTGCCACAGGGCGGTCAGTGCCACGTTCCCACAGCTACAGCCCTGGCTTTCCAACCCCAGCTCCGTAACCGCGTACCGCCAGGGCCTGCTCCTGCACCGCCCGTCGCTCTTCCTCCTCCACGCTCTTCCGGCAGCTCTGGCAGATCCACAGTGGCATTTCTCCCAGGAGGTTCTGCACGAGCGTTGGCACGAAGTCCGGTGGCAGCCTCTCGCCTGGGGAAACCAGCCCATTGTGGGACGGCCCTCCCCAGTCCTTGCGCTCCCGGTGACAGAGCAGGCAGCATGTCTGCACAGACTGGTTGGCGGTGGGCAGCACCTGAGGAAGGACACACAGACCGTGAGTCACCCAGGTGTGATCCGGCACAGATGTGGGGCAGATGAGGCAGTGAAGGAGACCTCAGGACGCTGACACCAAACCAGGGAAATTCTTGTAGGCTGTATGTGGCACTGCACCTTCTCccactggagcagagcagcctcaggctgcccagctgctgccaacCTGCCATGTGCCAGCTGGGAGTGTTTTGGACTTCTTGGAAGATCACAGCATGCCAaagagccagccctgccaccaaCCAAGGCTGAGAAGCCACCAGCAACTCCCACCATCACCTCTGGTAGAGTGAGACTGACGGAACTTGCATGGCAaagcaaaacccacagaaatccCACACAGGGATATTAAGAGTGGGTATGGCAGCCTCAGCTCTCCCTCCTCACCCATCACAGATGCCCCCATCGTGTCACCCAAGAGCCCCAAGCCCTCTCTCCCGCCTCTTTGTTCTGCACAGCCAGCGGCGCCGATGCACCAGGGTGGGGTGCAGCCCCCTGTGCTGCCTCATGCTCTCCCcgcacaggcacagccaggtTGGAgcttccctgcaggagctgggctgcatCCCTCGGGCTCGTTGGAGCCCTGACAGCCGTGACG
This window harbors:
- the FAM193B gene encoding protein FAM193B isoform X2; this encodes MAAAASPHRAFPPPSLPPSHGQGPDGPRRHIGCCPGCGGLAMTRRRNKAATAATAAAAAAAGGSGPRRDRVAGPDVGPPPPPPPPPEPPAPPEVAAAAGSGGESGRGSAQVLPTANQSVQTCCLLCHRERKDWGGPSHNGLVSPGERLPPDFVPTLVQNLLGEMPLWICQSCRKSVEEEERRAVQEQALAVSLSHTSCKSQSCGGGSHSSSSSSSSSSSSCHGNSGDWDPSSFLSAHKLSGLWNSQHTNGTAQGSPLGTPPAALGEAFHSSEHHQHSDLTAPPNSPTGLPSQPPALIPSKQTPPHPGPFGSAPHIPLGTSSQAALFPAPSAQAAAPKPVSESPPAGAASHSPGPCKSPHLPPANVPLLKMPPPLSGCAHPCNGHCSTSLIPPPASLQLPSTNRDPSCKGHKFPNGTSCHPPQPCEADEGLGEDEDSSSERSSCTSSSTNQKDGKFCDCCYCEFFGHNAPPAAPTSRNYAEIREKLRSRLTKRKEELPQKLGHSSSSGEPAVDHRNVDELLDYINSTEPKPLNSAKAAKRARHKQKKKEKEKAQQEAEAQKRAERAPAASQAREPAEEKLLEWPELELERVNSFLSSRLQEIKNTIKDSIRASFSVYDLNLDVNDFPKKAAVLEQKNLLSNLNGSSDLQDIDLALAPLSLGPAKSHTLLRGEAGPRWGEGPGDPPPAPPAENGVVKRLSAVPSLSRMIWVQSKAADSGADGSGLSPEPKEGPQPKGPEPPESLPTGSRQRKNKRQNGQAKKGEGSTAVPGGQARMESPGVKGQVLGTKHPSKASAPEPQRASGCAEPGESSKGQPWGCSSTARAEKERTSEWKGRRGEGKAELPELAQQQPPALATHLALGGSPQPKGKSRKSRNKVEKSNTSIDDVFLPKDLDGAEMDETDREVEYFKRFCLDSAKQTRQKVAVNWTNFTLKKTTSSAAQ
- the FAM193B gene encoding protein FAM193B isoform X1 produces the protein MAAAASPHRAFPPPSLPPSHGQGPDGPRRHIGCCPGCGGLAMTRRRNKAATAATAAAAAAAGGSGPRRDRVAGPDVGPPPPPPPPPEPPAPPEVAAAAGSGGESGRGSAQVLPTANQSVQTCCLLCHRERKDWGGPSHNGLVSPGERLPPDFVPTLVQNLLGEMPLWICQSCRKSVEEEERRAVQEQALAVSLSHTSCKSQSCGGGSHSSSSSSSSSSSSCHGNSGDWDPSSFLSAHKLSGLWNSQHTNGTAQGSPLGTPPAALGDKHPGLTLSPECASQVSAMAPGLKACPYSHTASATSSNATPGSPLPTSLDFCKTLPKQFKSLCRRATPPGEAFHSSEHHQHSDLTAPPNSPTGLPSQPPALIPSKQTPPHPGPFGSAPHIPLGTSSQAALFPAPSAQAAAPKPVSESPPAGAASHSPGPCKSPHLPPANVPLLKMPPPLSGCAHPCNGHCSTSLIPPPASLQLPSTNRDPSCKGHKFPNGTSCHPPQPCEADEGLGEDEDSSSERSSCTSSSTNQKDGKFCDCCYCEFFGHNAPPAAPTSRNYAEIREKLRSRLTKRKEELPQKLGHSSSSGEPAVDHRNVDELLDYINSTEPKPLNSAKAAKRARHKQKKKEKEKAQQEAEAQKRAERAPAASQAREPAEEKLLEWPELELERVNSFLSSRLQEIKNTIKDSIRASFSVYDLNLDVNDFPKKAAVLEQKNLLSNLNGSSDLQDIDLALAPLSLGPAKSHTLLRGEAGPRWGEGPGDPPPAPPAENGVVKRLSAVPSLSRMIWVQSKAADSGADGSGLSPEPKEGPQPKGPEPPESLPTGSRQRKNKRQNGQAKKGEGSTAVPGGQARMESPGVKGQVLGTKHPSKASAPEPQRASGCAEPGESSKGQPWGCSSTARAEKERTSEWKGRRGEGKAELPELAQQQPPALATHLALGGSPQPKGKSRKSRNKVEKSNTSIDDVFLPKDLDGAEMDETDREVEYFKRFCLDSAKQTRQKVAVNWTNFTLKKTTSSAAQ